The DNA sequence ATAAATATAGCTTCTGTCACATGTCGAACTGTAAAATGTTTGAATCAGAAGATAAATGTGCAGCtgtgtttaattattaaaaaatgacaTTCCTGAAATTTAACATATGTACTCTTTTGATAATCTAATTACAGCGTATCGcgtataattttatgaaaaaaatgagaATGAAAATAGTTTTAACATGAGAACAATTATTCTAACTTTAAAGAATAGCATgctacaaaattattttgcaTATTTATCGTGTTATAAATACATGCAAGTCGGTGCAAAACCAATTTTAACATGAGAATAATTATTCGAACTTTAAAGAAGTGCATGCTCAAcaattattttgtatatttatcaTGTATTTCTATTCTTTGGAGTgtagaaaaattatattattctcacataaaaatatatttcactaCAAGCGTGATCATGTCGAACTAACACGTACCCCAAATTTTGTTCCGAAAATACGTGGACATCACATGCtttaatgtgtgtatatatagtttGGTGTTCTTGTGCATGCATTCATGATTAAGCCTcttgttacaacttacaaaatGGTCTACACTCAGTGACAATGGGCTTAGAAGAGCTAGTTGGTTGTTAGTTAATGGTAGTTATTACTATTTCCAAGGAGTCCCCCTCACATATTTGATCATCTGGTCCTTCACCACCACCATCTCCTCTTCCCTTTCCTTCTTTCTCCCAATCCGTCGTAATTGGACTATTTACGACGGATTTTAGTGTTAAAAATCTGTCGTAAATAGGCTTATTTGTTGTAGTGAGCTCTTAATGGACTACAACTACTTGACAGAACTCGACGGGAAGAGACTTCACGATCCACGCCTCACGCGGCCTAAAACAATGACGACAACATCACGAATTCGGGTGGAGGGGCCGGTTATAGTGGGAGCCGGGCCATCAGGGCTGGCCGTGGCGGCCTGTTTAAGGCAGAGGGGAATTCCAAGCTTGATCCTCGAAAGGGCGAATTGTTTGGCCTCTTTGTGGCAGCTCAAGACGTATGATCGCCTTCGCCTTCACCTCCCGAAACACTTGTGCCAGCTTCCTCACATGCCTTTCCCTCAGGACTTCCCAACTTACCCTACCAAGCAGCAATTCGTCGCGTACTTGATGGCGTATGCCAAGGCCTTTCACATCGAGCCGGAGTATAATACGACGGTTGTGAGTGCAGAGTTTGATAATAATTGTGATTTTTGGAGAATGAAGACCGTTAAGGGAGAATTGGAATTGGAGAGTGGTGAAATTGAGTATGTCTGTAAATGGCTTGTCGTCGCGAGTGGGGAGAATGCTGAGGAGGTGAAGCCGGAGTTTGAAGGAATGGATGAGTTTCGGGGACCTATAATTCATACAAGCCACTACAAGAGTGGTGATCCGTTTCGCGATAAAAGGGTTTTGGTTGTAGGCTGTGGGAATTCGGGCATGGAGATTTGTTTGGATCTCTGCAACTATAATGCTAGGCCATCTCTGGTTGTTCGAGACACCGTATGTTTACTATACTATATTTTCCAATCCTCgaaagcaatttttttttt is a window from the Daucus carota subsp. sativus chromosome 8, DH1 v3.0, whole genome shotgun sequence genome containing:
- the LOC108198742 gene encoding indole-3-pyruvate monooxygenase YUCCA2, producing MDYNYLTELDGKRLHDPRLTRPKTMTTTSRIRVEGPVIVGAGPSGLAVAACLRQRGIPSLILERANCLASLWQLKTYDRLRLHLPKHLCQLPHMPFPQDFPTYPTKQQFVAYLMAYAKAFHIEPEYNTTVVSAEFDNNCDFWRMKTVKGELELESGEIEYVCKWLVVASGENAEEVKPEFEGMDEFRGPIIHTSHYKSGDPFRDKRVLVVGCGNSGMEICLDLCNYNARPSLVVRDTLHVLPQEMLGRSTFGVSMWLLKWLPIRFVDCFLLLVSRLTIGDTDQLGLYRPKLGPLELKKKTGKTPVLDVGTLAKIRNGSIKVFPGVKRFTCHAIEFVDGRTENFDAIILATGYKNNIPSWLKDNVLFSKKDGHSKKPFRPEGWKGENGLYSVGFAKRGLLGTSMDAERVAEDIELQWYLKDSKIITESVDQVPEIERVLCNL